In the Rubripirellula tenax genome, TGACCGCGCGGCCGATCAGAAACGCGAGCGCATCGACGCCTTGATGCGTATTCGGATGGACTTCGGCAAAAGTGAGAAAGTCATCGGCAATCGCATTCTCTGGATCAAGCCGCCGGTACACGTCGCTGCGTTCTTCATCGGTGGTCGCCGCTTCGTAAGCAACCGAGTAAACTTCTTGTGCCTTCTCGAACTGCTTCGCCAAATCCTCGAACTCACCGTCCAGTTCATCGGGATCAACGACGCCGCCGTTCGGTGTTTCGGTATCCTGCTCTGGCTCAGCCGTTTCCTGTTCTGCGGGTGTTTGCGCAATGCCTTCGACGTGCATGAACGCCAACGTCACAAAGCAAGCACAGAACGCGCAAACAACGACTCCTTCGGCAAGCGACGGCATCGTCCGACCGCGGTCATTGACCGGGTCCGTCAGTCGGCGGATGCGACTCAGCAGCGCTCCGTCCCCCGCGCCCAACACCAATGGGATACTTTCGATTTGCAATTCTGCGATCGCCAACAACGCTCGGCCATACTCGGATCGGTTATCCATCGCACGGACAACCATGTCATCGCAGCAGTGTTCACGTTCGATCCGGATTTGCCGTGACAACCACCAGACTGCAGGATGAAAAAAGAGCAGCGTTTCGGTCAGGGTCTGCAGCAAATTGACAACAAAGTCATGCCGCCGAACATGGGCCAATTCATGAGCAAGAATTGCATCCAATTGAGCGACGGGGATGTTCGCTACTAAACTGACCGGTAACAAAATAACAGGACGAACGTATCCAATCACCATCGGAACGGAAGCGACGGAGGATTCCAGAACGCGCACCAAGCGGCGCAAACGGAGTCGTCGAGACAGCTCAGCAACCGTTTCCTGCACTACTGGCGAGGCGTCGGCAACTCCAAATCGTTTGAGCTTTCGTAGTGCGAACCAACCCGCGATCGGCCGCAGTGCAAATAGCGCCGCGCCAATTGCCCAGCAAGCAACCAACCAGCCCAGCCAAGGCTGAAGTATTTCACTGACTCTCTCTCGCCAGTTCAACGAAACGGTCGACTGGATGTGTGCCACTGGCGTCGGCTGGTTGCTCGGCTGATCCTTGACATCATCTTCGCCCACGATCAACGGAGACGTCTGGTTCATCCCGCCAAGAGTCGGTTGCGGTTGCAGCGGCAGCGAAGATATCTCCGTGATACGCTGTGGAAGCCGTGCGTTGGCTGCAAAGTCCGAACCGACTTGCAACAACCACGTGAATGTTGGAACAACGACGCACATCGCCAACGTGCAAATCAGAAACCAATATCGAACTCTGACATCGCAGGGCCGCAGCAGACGCAACATCACGCGGGCGGCCAGGCCAATCAGCGTCAATTGCCACAGCGAATGCACGAGCACCCAGCCGAGTCGTTCGACAAGTCCGTTGGCGGGCTGCAACAGCGAAATGAGCAATTCGATCACTTCCTGCCCTCCATTTGATCGAGCAACTTGCGAGCTTCCGCAATTTCTTCGGGAGAGGCCTTTCCGGTGGCAAGCGCCTGTAGAACGAGACTCATCGCCGCCCCGTCATAGACCTTATCAATGAGATCATTCAGAAATGTTTTTGCAGCAACCTTGCGAGACATCGCCGCTCGGTACAAATGGGGCGACTTCTTTTCGTCACGCCGAACCAGCCCTTTTTGAAGCATCACCGACAACATTTTCACCGTTGTCGAGTAGTTGGTCTGCTTGATTTCCGCCAGTCGATTGTGGACATCGCGCACCGGACAAGGTTGCAACTCCCACAAAATTCGCAGGAGTTCCAATTCAACCGCAGTTGGTTGAGACGAACCCAATTCACGCATTAAAGCGACTCCCAGAACAAACAAGCAAAGATGAAGCGAAGGCTTTCGCTAGTCCATCGTAGCGAAACCTTTCGCTAGTACAAGTGAGCTTCCGCTGGAATCATGCTTATCCCACCACGACCGCCAGACCCGCTGACGCTTCCGGTATTCAGACATTTTTTCTTTGTCGACTTCGGCCATTTGAAACGGGTACTCGCCCGGTTTCCAAGCCCAGGCAATCCGCGTGCGATCCGTCGCATGCGTGGAAGGCAAGGGAAAGAATGGTACGCAGGGCTCATTTCTATCCGAGTCCTGGACCCTTTTCCGAGCTAATGGCTCCGCCGGGACAAGCCCGGAGCGGATGCCTGAAGACCAGGAATGTAGATGGGTGATTGTTGAGTCTGCGTTGTAGCTACCACTTGTGCGCTCCGGCCGGGGCAAGCCCGACGGAAAAAAAGCGGGGAGGAATCGCAGAGGAAGCTGATTTCGCGAGCGATTGTTTCCGTTCGAGCTTGCCTCGGCGGGACATCAACTGATGGCTACCGAGCGAACAAGTAGCTCTGCACCCGCTTCCGTCCGGGCTTGTCCCGGCGGAGCAAGCAAGTGGCAGCTACGATTGCTAAACTAACGACGAACCCTCCTTGATTCCCTTTCGCGATCTCCGCTCTGGGCTTGTCCCGGCGGGATCAACGATTCGGCTTGGCACCCGCGCATGGAACCAATTTACACAGCCGACAACACCACCACAGCGTACCAACTCAATTGGTCACTCGCACTGTTCGGAAAATCGGACCTACCAGATCAATCTGCTTGGCTTGAAGAACTGCGAGCGGCCACGGAAGCCGATGGTGTGCGAATTCTCTCCGCCAATGCTCGGTCTGAAAACACAATTCAATTCCTCGCCAGCACCCGTCCTGATTCATCACCTTCAGATATTGTTCGTAGCGTCAAGGGACGCTTGCAGTATCTAATTCGTGATCCAAACCCGAAAGCCTTCCGGCGCAATTACCACATTCAAAGTGTCGGTGAAGCAAACTCAAATGTCCTGGATCAGTACGTCGCTGGGCAGACGGCAAAGCACCCGATGGCTGACGACGCGGTTCAGGCACGAATCGAAGCCGTGCAGTTCCATGACAAATCCGTTGATCTCTCAAAAACCTCGATAGGCAATTACGGGCAATACCTAAACTCGCTGCAAATCGTTGCGGAGAATATAGAAGGTTGGCGCGAGGTGCGCGACGCTCAATTGCAGCGAGTGCGTCGCGTGATTGTTCGTGCCTGCGAGAAGAAGCCGTGGCGATTGTCTCGCATTGGATTGCTGAGCAACCATGTGCATGTGCTGCTCGGTGCGGATGTGACGGATTCTCCACAGTCGGTCGTGTTATCGCTGATGAACAATATCGCGCATGTGTACGAGATGAAACCGATCCTGAAGTTCAGCTATTACGTCGGAACGTTTGGTGGGTACGATCGCGGGGTGGTGCGGAAACAAAAGCAGTGAGTCGTTGGCTGGTAGCCGTCACTTGTGCGCTCCGACCGGGGCAAGCCCGGCGGAAGCGAGGAGGAGCCTAGTGGCGGTCGAGGGGAAGCCGATTTCGCGAGCGATTGTTTCCGTCCGAGCTTGCCTCGACGGGACATCAAATGATGGTTACCGAGCGAACCGAAACTCCGCATCCGCTTCCGTCCGGGCTTGCCCCGGCGGAGCAAACAACTGGCAGCTACCATCGCTGCATCAACGAGCACACCTCTTCCACTCATTCCTTCTTGGATCTCCGCTCTGGGCTTGTCCCGGCGGGATCAACGACTCTTGGCTACCGCTTGTCGATCGTTTCTGCAATCTTGTATCGCAATGTAATCGTATTCGTTTCGGCATCGAGTTTTTGAACCTGGACCATCACCAGCTTGCCGCTGAGTTTGGCCAAGACGACGCAGGGTTGGCTGGCGTCGATTGAGAATCTGGTTTTCTCTGGACCGATGATTCGATCGCGATGCACGAGTGCTTCCGCAGGGCTGATCGTGTCAAACATCTCCGGCGAGAATCCGGTGACCGGACCTTCTCCGGCGTCTCCATCGTAGTCGATGTTGTTGAAGACCAACTCGGGAGCGAGTCGCTTTGTGACGACGTATTTGGTGCGCGACGCATTCAGCTCGCTAACAAAGAAGTTGGCGGCAACCATGTCGGCATCGTATAACAGCTTTCTCGCGGCGTCGTTTTTCCATCGATCGTTACCGACTCCGTAGTACCCGCCCTTGTAGTAGAAATACAGATTCTCCTGATTGGCGTGGATGTCGTCCCAGTCATCGCTGATGGCACTCTCGGGCAACACGGTTGGCTCGATATCGCCCAGGCTGTACATGCAAGCGGCCCCTGGAGCGGATGTCTGTAGCGTTACGCTGACTGGTTCACCCCAGCGAAGCGAAGCGTACTCGGCGGGGACTTCTGGCTTTGGGAAAGGAAGGTCGGTGAGCACCACGCCTTTATCCCACAGCCGATAGCGGAATGATCTTGTGCCAAGCTCGTCGGTGGGTGGATCGATTCGCAGGATTCCACTGTTCCCTTCGTGCGTGATAAACAAATATGTCACCGGTTCCTGTGACCTCACATTGCGGTATCCATCGCGATCGGTGCATTCGTCTTCGACGTTCAGCTCAATCGGGCGTGGGTTAGCAACATCCTTGTCAATCGAATCCCAGCGACTGTTGTCGACTAACCAAGTTCGCGTCCGATGCGCGATTCCATCTAAGCGAAAGTCGATCTGCCAGCGATCTGCCCAGTCCTCAAAGGAATCGCCCGGTTCTTGGCCTTCGTGGAGCATGAATGTTCGTCCGCGATCAAAGTCGACGGCGTACGGTCGGTCGATAGATTGCGTCCATTGAATCGTCTGGACCGGACCCAGTTTTTCGTTGGGTCCAGTGGGAAAAAATGCCAATCCGGCTTCCGTACCGACACGATTGACCACGTCCATTCTGACTCTGGAAAAGGTGTTAGTGGAACGGCGCGAGCCGTCCGGTGCCGCGATACCGGAGGGCTTGCGCCCTGCCGCTACAACTGGCGTCGTTCCATCGTTTAATGACTCCTCAATCGTTTGCTCAGGCACAGACTCTGCATTCCACTTGCTCAATTCTGCTGTCGTCAGAAATTCCGATCCATGCTTGTCCCACCACGACTGCCAATGTCGTTGGCGTTTCTGGTACTCGGACATTTTCGCTTTGCCGACTTCGACCGTTTGAAACGCGTACTCGCCAGGCTTCCAAACCCAGGCAATCCGCGTGCGATCTGTCGCATGTTTTGGTGGTAGATGGCCGGTAATCCGTTCCAACGCTGCCTGAATCGGCTCAGGCAGAGTCGGTCCACAGCCAGTGGGACAGAGGATTGGCGAATGCCAAAAGTCATCGGAAGCGAGAAACGCTTTGATTATCTTGCTGTCCTCACGAGATTCCCCATCAGTTGTTTGATCGCGCCAGCGGCGGGGTCGGCCAACGGCGCGAATGAGCGCAGGCACGCTGCGAGGATCGTTGATTTGACACAGAATGAACCCCAGCGATCTCATGTGCGCGACTTCATCGGTACCCTCCAGCTCACGAATCAGCCACGGCACCGCCGCATCGCCCGCCTCAATCAACTCGCCCACCACCTTCGGCCAATGTTCATCGCGAGCGATGAAAAACTAGTTCCGCAATTTGTAGATCAACTCGCACACACGACGATCTTGTGGACCGAGCGTATTGAAGGAACTGCCCAAGTCATTGTCGTTGCTGTCGTTATTCATTGTGTCCGATTTTTCTTCTGGTAGAGGTCGCATTGGGGTGTTCGAGGTGTTCTTAGCTCCCTCAACATCCGGTTTGATATTGCGTGGCACCAACTGAATAATGAGAGGATTCAGAATCAAGGCTTGTTTCATGGCGTTGGGTGGTAGCCACCACTTGAGCGCTCCGACCGGGGCAAGCCCGGCGGAAGCGGGGAGGCGGATACTGAGCGCGAATGCTTCCGTCCGGGCTTGTCCCGGCGGAGCAAACAACTGGCAGCTACCATCGCTGGATCAATGCCCCTCCCTCATTCCTTTTTGGATCTCCGCTCCGGGCTTGCCCCGGCGGGATCAACGACTTCTGCAGTCGTTTCTTCTTCAGATGCTCGAGCCTCTTCCTTCAAAACGTTTTCGCCATAGAAGCCAGATGTCCGACCGTCGCGATGGGTCAAAGCCAGCGACTTCAGCACGACAATGTTTCCAGCTCTGCGGATTAACGCCGGAGCGAACATCCAGCGGTCTTCGCGTGCTGAGTCCGGTCGCATGACAAACAACTCCGAACAGCTTTCGTGCCACGTCCCCGTCGTGCCCATGCCGGAAAGCACATCGGCCAACTCCGTCTGCCCTTTCTCCCTTGCATGATCCGCTACGGCAATCAGAGCCTTCTTCAACTGCTCTTCGGTGAGATCAGGAATCGGTGGAGTGAACAGAGTACGGCGTTCGTTAGAAGTTTCCTCATTGTATCCGGCAACCGCCTTCGCGGTCGTAAATCCCTTCGACGATTGCCCGCCCTCGTACATGAAGCGTCCGGGCATACCGAATGGGCCTGGCGACGATAGGCTCTGGCTCTTTGTTGGCGACTGAGCGGACGATTGATCGTTCGCATCTGGCAAGTTAAGCATGCCGGCTTTCAACAATTCCTGGATCAGGTTTTCGGCATCGTCGAGCGACATCGTATTGCTTACGATTGGGATCGTCACAGTCGGAGCCAGAAATAAATGCGAGTGTGCTTTGCCTAACGCCTTCCCTTCATTGTCGTCGGGCAACTCTTCTTGCTCATCAACACCATGCCACGGGGCATCAATCAGCCAGCCAGCCTTCGTCTTCTTCAATCCCATCGTATGTCCGTCACCCTGATTGGTTGCAATGGCTGAATCGCCCCGTTGCTCGACGGCATAGCTGTAGTGTTTGCTGTCAGAATCTCTTGGTTCGGTTTCGTACTCTCGACTCAGTTCATCTTCTTTTGCGATGAAACGTCTGGGGTTGGCAAGTCGTTCAGCGGTTGCGATGGACAGTAAATGAACCATTGGGTCAGTTACCCGCATTTCTGCATTGGCAGCGGTTTGGTTTGCCATCGCAAGCGCCAAGGCGACGGAACCGGAGTCTTCGCCAAACTCTCCCTCGACCAACTGCTTCAGGCCCGCTATGTACTCCGCGTGACCGGGCGGACGATTCTTCGTGCCGGGGCGATCCTCGGCATCCTGTAACATCATGACGACGGACTTGACGGTCTTCGCGGCCAGTTGCCTGATGGCTTCATCTGTCCAGCAGTCCAGCCAGCCCTTGAGGTTATTGTTGTTCTGACACTCTGCCGCATACTTCATCAAAGCTTCGGGAGTGTCGAAACGCACTTGCGAAGCTCGCGCGTCAACCAAAGCCGGTTCGATGCTGACCGTCCGCGTCTCTCCGGACTTCAGAGCAACTTCCTGCTGTACCATGTTCGGTATGCCTCTGGTGCGGTCTTGTTCCCATCCATCAATCTTCATCAAGTGCGATGCCCACGTTGATTGCGGACGCATCGGTAGTCCTACGTGAAGCCAGGACTCGGAATGTCTATTCGGCGGGTCGAGTTGAAGGAGCTTGCGAACTTGTTCGTCGGGTAAGCCAACGACGTACATGATGTTCACATGAGCTAACCCAGCAATCATTTCGATCGTGACATTCTCCTGGACTTCGCCATCTAAGTGCAGTCGTAGGTAGCCGACCGTGTACGGCGTGTCATCGGGAGTGAAAAACGATTCGCCTTCGGCACTCGCTTCGCAGGAAGAGTAGTTCTTGATCAGACGGGTGCCGCTTGCTCGGACAAGGTAGCTCTGCATTTTGGATGGTTCTGTAGATTCATGCGGAGGTTCTACGCCCACGATCAATCCGACTTCTTCGACGCCGTTGCCGAGCATTGGAAAGCTGGCGAACACTTCTTTCATCTCACCTGGTTCTGCGACATCATAATTGGCATAGCCTCGGTCCATTGGTTGGTCACGTTCGTGTCGCTCACCGAATCGGAGGCCATCGAGATTGCCATGCTGGAAATTGCTGGAAAGAACGAGTTTGCCTTTTTTGGAAATCCCGACGCGCGCTTTGCCTCGTCGCGCCAGTGATACGATGCCGTCCTTAATGGTGACGGCTTCAAAATCCCCATCGAGTTCCACGACATAGTTTCCAGCGGCAATGCGAACATTCTGCGGAGACTTTGTAACGGTCAGCCGCTCCACAACGTCATCACCCTGTATGATGCGAATGGGGACATTGTCCGCGTTGGATTCGATCGTCAGCGTGCCTTTGTTCAGTTCCAGCACGATCAATACGCCAGCGAAGATCAGCGAGAATGCGAAGGCTGCGGTCGCGATGAGTTTGCCGATCGGTGGGTAGCGAAAGTCGTCAAGACTTTCGGCAGGTTTGTTGTGGCGGGAAACGCCGAAACTCTTGACGAGTTCCGCTACGGCTTCGGGGAGAGGCACGGTGGTTGGTTGCTGAACATGAGCGAGGCAGTCTTCGAGCAACTCGGCGACTTGTTCGGCGGAATCGAAGCGATCATTAGGGGATTTTGCGAGCAGCTTCATCACGATTTGTTCCAGCCACTCGGGAACACTCGGGTTCGTTTCACGGATGGGTCGCGGAGTATCGTCGGTGATGCGGCGCAGAACGGCGTAGCTGGTTTCGCTACGGAATGGTGGGTGGCCGGTGCAAAGGGCGTACAGCACGCAGCCGAGCCCAAACAGATCGCTGCGAGCGTCGATCGCTTCGCCGCGAACTTGTTCAGGTGACATGTAGTGCGGCGTGCCGGGATGAAAGCCGCTGCGAGTTAGACTGGCGTCGTCGGTCGCTCGGGCAAGACCGAAGTCAGTAAGCAACGCTCGGTCAACGCCTTCGTCCAGCAGGATGTTTGATGGTTTCACGTCGCGGTGGATCAATCCCTGAGCGTGCGCGGCGGCAAGCCCTTTCGCGGTCTGCATGCCGATTCGCAGCACTTCGCAAACATCGAGCGGACCATCGCGATCGAGTCGTTGCTGCAGCGAACCGCCAGCGATGTACTTCATCACCAGAAACGGATGTTCGTCATCGGTTTCGACGTTGTGAATCGGCACAACATGATCATCAACAACCGCTGCCGCTGCGCGAGCTTCCCGAGCGAACCGACTTCGTGCGGCTCCGCTGCTAGCCAAGTACGGTGCCAGCAACTTCACAGCGACAGGCCGATTCAGTTCCGTATCGTATGCTTTGAACACGACGCCCATGCCGCCGCTGCCGATCAAGCGTTCGACATCGTAGCGACCAATCCGGCCAAGCAACTCAGGATGCGAGGGAGGCGACAATAGTGATGCTGCCATCGCGCCGGTCCAGCCCGCAGGATGCTTCCAGTGTTCGTAGGCATCCGTTCTGTTTCCACCATCGCGGTCGAACATTTTGTTTTCATCGTCCGGTAAAAGGCTTTCGCGTATGTCTTGCCACTCGGTCGGTTCCGCAGCGAGTTGTTCCAGTCGAGTCTGACAACGCTGGCACGCTGCCAGGTGGTCTGCGGAGTCCTTGTAGCCGTCGGGTTCATCATCGGATTCCAGAATGCTCCACAAACGATCGTCGGAGCAAGTTGTGCTTCGCTGGCTCATTCAGACACCTCAAATTGTTTTGCGAGTACGCGCAGTCGGCGGATGACTCGACTGCGTGCGATATAGACATTGCCGACTGAGATATTCAGTTGAGCGGCGGCTTCTGCGATCGACACACCTTCGACATGAGTCAGATGAAAGGCGTTCCAGGTGTTCGGTTCGATCGCCTCGCGCACTTGGCAGGCCGCCCAGCGATAGACTTCCCGTCGAAACTCGATATCAAACTGGCTCGACAAAGGTCCGCCGGGCGCCTCGATCGTTTCCAGCCGTTCCGGCGACTGCTGCCCGCCGAGTCCCACTCCGCCGTGTGGCCGACGCGTCAGCGTTTTCAACGCGATATTGCGAGCAATGCCCAACAGCCAACCGCGAAAGCGTCCTCTTTCAGGTTGCTCGACCCAACGGCCAACCGACTGAGCGACCGCAGTAAACACCTGCTGCACGACGTCGTCAGCATCGGCAGGTTGCAGCCCTCGGCCCAGCGCCAGGCGATACACCAGCGGCCCATAGATTGCCACAAATTCATCCCACGCCGCCACATCCGCCGCGTCGCGCAGACGCAGAATCAAGCTGGCTCGGGTTTCGGGTGGACTGGGAATCATGGGAACTCAAAGGAGGATTACACATTGTCGCCACTTTTAAGTTCCGCGTCACCTCGACTTCTTGCACGCTCACCCGAAACTTTTTCGGAACTTCGTGCGTTCTGTGTTGCCATGGAGAAGACTTCATGGCGAGTTAGTCAATCACTCGATCGCATCACATCAACTAGTGATCCGATGGCTTCGATGTTTCCGTCCTTGTCAATCGAGACGCAGCACGGAAACATCTCTATGGGATAGCCCGTGATCTTGCTTGGCTCGAATCCGTTGCGTTTCGTCTCTGCCCCAAGAATTACCGAGTACTCCATTCCCGTTTCTTTGATGGCAGCTTTGATCTTCTCAGGTTGCGTGCCAGGCGCATGGACTGCGATGACATTCAATCCGTTTTTCGAGAGTCGATTCAGGGTCGGAATGTCATTCTTGCAGGGGCCGCACCAGAGAGCCCAAAAGTAAAGCAAGGTGCGCGACCCTGATCCTATTTTCGGTAGTTGGCCGCCAGTCATGGGCCGACCTGCAAGCTTTGGAGCTTTCTGGCCCACCATGGCTTTGAGTGGTTGGAGGATCCTGTCGAGCGATCGCTGGTTCTCCATTCGCTTGCTCTGAGCCTTGTCGA is a window encoding:
- a CDS encoding serine/threonine-protein kinase, producing the protein MSQRSTTCSDDRLWSILESDDEPDGYKDSADHLAACQRCQTRLEQLAAEPTEWQDIRESLLPDDENKMFDRDGGNRTDAYEHWKHPAGWTGAMAASLLSPPSHPELLGRIGRYDVERLIGSGGMGVVFKAYDTELNRPVAVKLLAPYLASSGAARSRFAREARAAAAVVDDHVVPIHNVETDDEHPFLVMKYIAGGSLQQRLDRDGPLDVCEVLRIGMQTAKGLAAAHAQGLIHRDVKPSNILLDEGVDRALLTDFGLARATDDASLTRSGFHPGTPHYMSPEQVRGEAIDARSDLFGLGCVLYALCTGHPPFRSETSYAVLRRITDDTPRPIRETNPSVPEWLEQIVMKLLAKSPNDRFDSAEQVAELLEDCLAHVQQPTTVPLPEAVAELVKSFGVSRHNKPAESLDDFRYPPIGKLIATAAFAFSLIFAGVLIVLELNKGTLTIESNADNVPIRIIQGDDVVERLTVTKSPQNVRIAAGNYVVELDGDFEAVTIKDGIVSLARRGKARVGISKKGKLVLSSNFQHGNLDGLRFGERHERDQPMDRGYANYDVAEPGEMKEVFASFPMLGNGVEEVGLIVGVEPPHESTEPSKMQSYLVRASGTRLIKNYSSCEASAEGESFFTPDDTPYTVGYLRLHLDGEVQENVTIEMIAGLAHVNIMYVVGLPDEQVRKLLQLDPPNRHSESWLHVGLPMRPQSTWASHLMKIDGWEQDRTRGIPNMVQQEVALKSGETRTVSIEPALVDARASQVRFDTPEALMKYAAECQNNNNLKGWLDCWTDEAIRQLAAKTVKSVVMMLQDAEDRPGTKNRPPGHAEYIAGLKQLVEGEFGEDSGSVALALAMANQTAANAEMRVTDPMVHLLSIATAERLANPRRFIAKEDELSREYETEPRDSDSKHYSYAVEQRGDSAIATNQGDGHTMGLKKTKAGWLIDAPWHGVDEQEELPDDNEGKALGKAHSHLFLAPTVTIPIVSNTMSLDDAENLIQELLKAGMLNLPDANDQSSAQSPTKSQSLSSPGPFGMPGRFMYEGGQSSKGFTTAKAVAGYNEETSNERRTLFTPPIPDLTEEQLKKALIAVADHAREKGQTELADVLSGMGTTGTWHESCSELFVMRPDSAREDRWMFAPALIRRAGNIVVLKSLALTHRDGRTSGFYGENVLKEEARASEEETTAEVVDPAGASPERRSKKE
- a CDS encoding BlaI/MecI/CopY family transcriptional regulator; this translates as MRELGSSQPTAVELELLRILWELQPCPVRDVHNRLAEIKQTNYSTTVKMLSVMLQKGLVRRDEKKSPHLYRAAMSRKVAAKTFLNDLIDKVYDGAAMSLVLQALATGKASPEEIAEARKLLDQMEGRK
- a CDS encoding transposase, encoding MEPIYTADNTTTAYQLNWSLALFGKSDLPDQSAWLEELRAATEADGVRILSANARSENTIQFLASTRPDSSPSDIVRSVKGRLQYLIRDPNPKAFRRNYHIQSVGEANSNVLDQYVAGQTAKHPMADDAVQARIEAVQFHDKSVDLSKTSIGNYGQYLNSLQIVAENIEGWREVRDAQLQRVRRVIVRACEKKPWRLSRIGLLSNHVHVLLGADVTDSPQSVVLSLMNNIAHVYEMKPILKFSYYVGTFGGYDRGVVRKQKQ
- a CDS encoding RNA polymerase sigma factor, with protein sequence MIPSPPETRASLILRLRDAADVAAWDEFVAIYGPLVYRLALGRGLQPADADDVVQQVFTAVAQSVGRWVEQPERGRFRGWLLGIARNIALKTLTRRPHGGVGLGGQQSPERLETIEAPGGPLSSQFDIEFRREVYRWAACQVREAIEPNTWNAFHLTHVEGVSIAEAAAQLNISVGNVYIARSRVIRRLRVLAKQFEVSE